From a single Adhaeribacter swui genomic region:
- a CDS encoding dienelactone hydrolase family protein, with protein MSQNVVSNQTPPSKAEQRKVLYQLLGRLPDRQRPITVKQISREETDELIIEKLLLDINGQELVPAYFTLPKKAKGKVPVVLFNHSHFGQYAVGKNEFIKGRPEMQNPPYALALARAGYAGLCLDSWGFGERSGRPELEIFKEMLWKGQVMWGMMVYDNLRALDYLETRPEIDNKRIATMGMSMGSTMAWWLAALDERIKVTVDLNCLTDFQALLEDKGLDRHGIYYYVPDLLNHFTTSQINALIAPRPHLGLAGSLDPLTPLKGLHKIDENLKKVYASEGAPQAWQLKIYPVGHLETAEMRQDILAFLKKWL; from the coding sequence ATGTCCCAAAACGTTGTTTCTAACCAAACGCCCCCAAGTAAAGCCGAACAACGGAAAGTCTTGTACCAATTGCTGGGCCGCTTACCCGACCGGCAACGGCCCATTACGGTGAAGCAAATATCCCGGGAAGAAACCGACGAATTGATTATTGAAAAGTTATTGCTGGATATTAATGGCCAGGAGTTGGTGCCGGCGTATTTTACTTTACCTAAAAAAGCCAAAGGCAAAGTGCCGGTGGTGTTATTTAACCATTCGCACTTTGGGCAGTATGCCGTGGGTAAAAACGAGTTTATAAAAGGGCGACCCGAAATGCAAAATCCGCCGTATGCTTTGGCTTTGGCCCGGGCGGGTTACGCGGGTTTGTGCCTCGATAGCTGGGGTTTTGGCGAACGCAGCGGCCGCCCGGAACTGGAAATTTTTAAAGAAATGCTCTGGAAAGGCCAGGTAATGTGGGGCATGATGGTGTACGATAATTTACGCGCCCTGGACTACCTCGAAACCCGCCCCGAAATAGATAACAAACGAATAGCTACCATGGGCATGTCGATGGGCAGCACCATGGCCTGGTGGCTGGCCGCCCTGGACGAACGCATTAAAGTTACCGTGGATTTAAACTGCCTCACCGATTTTCAGGCTTTGCTGGAAGATAAGGGCCTGGACCGCCACGGCATTTACTACTACGTACCCGATTTACTCAACCATTTTACTACCTCGCAAATAAACGCGCTTATTGCTCCCCGGCCGCACTTGGGCTTAGCCGGCAGCCTCGACCCGCTAACGCCCTTGAAAGGGCTGCATAAAATTGACGAAAATTTAAAAAAAGTGTATGCGAGCGAAGGCGCACCGCAAGCCTGGCAATTAAAGATTTACCCCGTCGGCCACCTAGAAACGGCCGAAATGCGCCAAGATATTCTGGCTTTTTTAAAAAAATGGCTTTAA
- a CDS encoding DUF7133 domain-containing protein, which translates to MFKFKPFFLVFLTCFLVYCHTNKPLQVTGTATPAATPQTETEKVDFSTSPVIPAQEAIAKMQLESGFEVKLVASEPLVSTPVAVTFDNKARMWVVEMENYMPDTVGTGEDIPTGKIVILEDTDNDGAANTRQVFLDSLVLPRAICLIENGILVAEPPSLYYYEIKNAKPGKKILVDAAYAEGGNVEHQPNGLYRALDNWIYNAKSSKRYRKKGDTWLIERTHFRGQWGISQDNYGRLYYNTNSENLLGDYFSPGLGATNKNQRRVAGYVQKVVADNKVYPSHPTPGVNRGYMKGILTTDKRLVDFTAACGPLVYRGDLFDASYTSNVFVAEPSANLIKRNIIKDQELVSNGKQAYQGREFLSSTDERFRPVNLHDGPDGALYVVDMYRGIIQHKTYLTTYLKKEIGKRELTQPLNCGRIYKIVPTGKNAKAVTLPEDPAQLVTLLGHTNGWVRDKAQQMLIDGKYMAAVPALRQAVKDKNNPLLVMHALWTLEGLGQLQTAEVIALLKEPTWQLRTQALSVLPSVLTKTTYKSYLPVLQQLVAGKDSIAAPYVAFLLPTLQPLDQKATNQLRQQLVKNYPNNPYVTDAIISSLQDHEETFQKELRALAPDSSLAINKKLQGVIANIRSTHANKDPKVLLKEFPKGAALFATSCQTCHGPDGNGVAGLAPPLNGSEWVTGDKNKLISIVLFGLTGPVKVKGHLYKAPEINGDMPGIGYDKDLPNEDVAQVLSFIRRSWQNNAEKVSAEEVGKVRQELKTRQKAFTVEELSKI; encoded by the coding sequence ATGTTTAAATTCAAGCCGTTTTTTTTAGTTTTTCTTACTTGTTTTTTAGTTTACTGCCACACTAATAAACCGCTTCAGGTAACCGGTACAGCTACGCCGGCGGCCACTCCCCAGACCGAAACCGAAAAAGTAGATTTTAGTACTTCTCCCGTTATACCGGCCCAGGAAGCAATTGCCAAAATGCAGCTAGAGTCCGGGTTTGAGGTAAAATTAGTGGCTTCGGAGCCTTTAGTAAGTACACCGGTGGCTGTTACTTTTGATAACAAAGCGCGGATGTGGGTAGTGGAAATGGAAAACTATATGCCCGATACCGTGGGTACCGGCGAAGATATTCCGACTGGTAAAATTGTAATTCTGGAAGATACCGATAACGATGGGGCGGCAAACACCCGCCAGGTTTTCCTGGATTCGCTGGTATTGCCCCGGGCCATTTGCCTGATTGAAAATGGCATTCTGGTGGCCGAACCGCCTAGTCTTTACTATTATGAAATTAAAAACGCTAAGCCCGGCAAGAAAATTTTAGTAGATGCCGCTTACGCTGAAGGCGGGAACGTAGAGCACCAGCCCAACGGTTTATATCGGGCCCTGGATAATTGGATTTACAATGCCAAATCGAGTAAACGTTACCGCAAAAAAGGCGATACCTGGCTGATTGAGCGCACGCACTTCCGCGGTCAGTGGGGTATTAGCCAGGATAATTACGGCCGTTTGTATTACAACACCAATTCCGAAAACTTGCTGGGCGATTACTTTTCGCCGGGTTTAGGCGCTACCAATAAAAACCAACGGCGCGTGGCGGGTTACGTGCAAAAAGTAGTGGCCGATAATAAAGTATATCCCAGCCACCCCACTCCCGGCGTAAACCGGGGCTACATGAAAGGCATTTTAACCACCGATAAGCGTTTAGTAGATTTTACTGCGGCGTGCGGCCCATTGGTTTACCGCGGCGATTTGTTTGATGCCTCGTATACTTCCAACGTTTTTGTAGCTGAACCATCGGCTAACCTGATTAAGCGGAACATTATTAAAGACCAGGAACTTGTTAGCAACGGTAAGCAAGCCTACCAGGGACGGGAATTCTTGAGCAGCACCGACGAGCGTTTCCGGCCGGTAAACTTGCACGATGGTCCGGATGGTGCCCTATACGTGGTAGATATGTACCGTGGCATTATTCAGCACAAAACCTACCTGACTACTTACCTGAAAAAAGAAATCGGGAAACGCGAGTTAACCCAACCTTTAAACTGCGGCCGGATTTATAAAATTGTACCTACGGGCAAAAATGCCAAAGCCGTAACCTTACCCGAAGATCCGGCCCAACTCGTAACCTTGCTCGGCCACACCAATGGCTGGGTGCGCGACAAAGCCCAACAAATGCTGATTGACGGCAAATACATGGCAGCCGTACCTGCTTTGCGCCAGGCCGTGAAAGATAAAAATAACCCTTTGTTGGTAATGCACGCTCTCTGGACCTTGGAAGGTTTAGGCCAATTGCAAACTGCGGAAGTAATAGCTTTGTTAAAAGAGCCCACCTGGCAACTGCGCACCCAGGCCTTAAGTGTATTGCCTTCGGTATTAACTAAAACCACCTACAAAAGCTACTTGCCCGTATTGCAGCAACTGGTTGCCGGTAAAGATTCTATAGCGGCTCCTTACGTTGCCTTTTTGCTGCCCACCTTGCAACCCCTGGACCAGAAAGCTACCAACCAATTACGGCAACAATTAGTTAAAAACTACCCCAACAACCCCTACGTAACCGATGCCATTATCAGTTCTTTGCAAGACCACGAAGAAACATTTCAAAAAGAACTACGCGCTTTAGCCCCCGATAGCAGTTTGGCCATTAATAAAAAGCTGCAAGGCGTTATTGCCAATATCAGAAGCACTCATGCCAACAAAGACCCCAAGGTATTGTTAAAAGAATTCCCGAAAGGAGCCGCCCTATTTGCCACCAGTTGCCAAACCTGCCATGGCCCGGATGGCAACGGCGTAGCGGGCCTAGCGCCCCCGTTAAATGGCTCGGAATGGGTAACCGGCGATAAAAACAAGCTAATTTCGATTGTACTATTTGGCTTAACTGGTCCGGTAAAAGTAAAAGGCCACTTATACAAAGCCCCCGAAATTAATGGCGACATGCCCGGCATTGGCTACGACAAAGATTTACCCAATGAAGACGTAGCCCAGGTTCTCAGTTTTATCCGGCGGTCGTGGCAAAACAACGCCGAAAAAGTAAGCGCCGAGGAAGTAGGTAAAGTACGCCAGGAATTGAAAACCCGGCAAAAGGCCTTTACCGTAGAAGAATTAAGCAAAATATAA
- a CDS encoding MFS transporter yields the protein MTNAKTGNYRWVVCALLFFATTINYIDRQVIGLLKPTLEKEFSWTESDYGNIVMVFASCYALGYIIFGNFIDKIGTKLGYTISIVVWSIAAMLHALVKSTFGFSVVRGLLGLGEAGNFPAAVKAVAEWFPKKERALATGIFNSGTSIGAVVAPILVPWILGVYGWQEAFLITGAIGFIWLIFWWFFYEIPSRHKKITPAEFDYIHSDNEPAPAENSKQIKWSRLLGIKQTWVFILGKVLTDPVWWFFLFWLPSYFATTFNLDLKKPSLHLAIVYTATTFGSIGGGYLSSYLIKRGWPVLKARKATLLVVAFTVLPIIGARYAPNIWAAVGIISLAAAAHQAWSANIFTIVSDIVPKKAVSSVVGIGGMAGSIASALFPLLVGTLLDSYKAAGNISAGYNILFIICGLAYFVAWFIVHFLTSRLKPVDL from the coding sequence ATGACGAACGCTAAAACTGGAAATTACCGCTGGGTAGTCTGCGCCCTTTTATTCTTTGCCACTACCATTAATTACATCGACCGGCAAGTTATTGGTTTATTAAAACCCACCCTGGAAAAAGAATTTAGCTGGACCGAATCCGACTACGGTAATATTGTAATGGTGTTTGCGTCGTGTTATGCCTTGGGGTATATTATCTTCGGCAATTTTATCGATAAAATAGGCACGAAGCTGGGTTATACCATTTCTATTGTAGTTTGGAGTATTGCGGCCATGTTGCACGCTTTGGTAAAAAGCACTTTTGGCTTTAGCGTAGTGCGCGGATTATTGGGTTTAGGGGAGGCCGGCAACTTTCCGGCGGCGGTTAAAGCCGTGGCCGAGTGGTTCCCGAAAAAAGAACGCGCCCTAGCCACCGGTATTTTTAATTCCGGCACCAGCATTGGTGCGGTGGTGGCCCCGATTCTGGTCCCCTGGATTTTGGGCGTTTACGGCTGGCAGGAAGCTTTTTTAATTACAGGCGCCATTGGTTTTATCTGGCTTATTTTCTGGTGGTTTTTTTACGAAATTCCCTCGCGGCACAAAAAAATCACCCCCGCGGAGTTCGACTACATTCACAGCGATAACGAACCGGCTCCGGCCGAAAATTCAAAGCAAATTAAATGGAGCCGTTTGCTGGGCATTAAACAAACCTGGGTATTTATTCTGGGCAAAGTGCTCACTGACCCGGTGTGGTGGTTTTTCTTATTCTGGCTTCCCTCCTACTTTGCCACCACCTTTAACCTCGATTTAAAAAAACCGAGCCTGCATTTAGCCATTGTGTATACCGCTACCACTTTTGGCAGTATCGGGGGCGGTTATTTGTCATCTTACTTAATTAAACGCGGGTGGCCCGTTTTGAAAGCCCGTAAAGCTACTTTACTGGTGGTAGCATTTACCGTATTGCCCATTATTGGCGCCCGTTATGCACCCAATATTTGGGCGGCGGTAGGTATTATAAGTTTAGCAGCCGCCGCGCACCAGGCCTGGAGCGCCAACATTTTTACCATTGTTTCGGATATTGTACCTAAAAAAGCGGTAAGCTCGGTGGTGGGTATTGGCGGCATGGCCGGCTCTATTGCTTCGGCGTTGTTTCCTTTGTTAGTGGGCACATTGCTGGATTCGTACAAAGCCGCCGGCAACATTAGTGCCGGGTATAATATTTTGTTTATAATCTGCGGGCTGGCCTACTTTGTAGCCTGGTTTATCGTTCATTTTCTGACTTCGCGCCTAAAACCCGTAGATTTGTAA
- a CDS encoding PKD domain-containing protein, translating to MKQTIHYSLFQSFISKWLFLLFCFGISSPKSLANNFPRKNTELTHHNTVTKSAVFASQQVVSFTLINADNEQPIQTLTGGTTLNLATLPTKNLNIRANTSPGIIGSIKFALSGKQTTNKTESELPYALFGDTKGNYNAWVPALGNYTLKAIPYSGPGGTGVAGIALTVSFTVISNQLPKANAGADKTITLPTTTIVLNGSGTDADGTISGFSWSQVSGPNTATFSSKTIATPTISNLIQGSYIFNLQVKDNLNMWSVADNVTITVQKTTSNSPPVVVQKPTDQTLITEKPYFFSAGQYSDPNAGDVLTYKATLANNSNLPTWLQFNASTLSFSGTAPASETTLDVQVTVTDQAQASVTTSFKISVQKPVPVDISGELKKWHKVTLTFTGPFTSETDANNPFLNYRLNVVFSKGSRQLIVPGYYAADGNAGESDATTGTKWRVHFSPDEAGEWSYRASFRTGTDVAVSNLENTGSPAVFDGMSGTFSVAATDKTGSDFRAQGRLRYVGQHYLQFTETGKYFLKGGADSPENFLAYKEFDGTYSQNPQADYTKTYAPHLGDWQPGDPVWKGGKGKGIIGALNYLAQKGMNAVYFLTLNVNGDGKDVWPWISPTDKIRYDVSKLDQWEIVFSHMDKLGVMLHVVTQEQENDQLLDNGDLGTQRKLYYRELIARFGHHLAINWNLGEESTNTDAQRKAFCNYIRQLDPYKSPIDVHTYPTQRATIYNPLLGYSTFEGPSLQVDNPADTHSETLYWLNQSAASGRKWVVNLDEIGPSNTGVKPDADDYAHDLPRKLALWGNLMAGGGGVEWYFGYQFLNSDLTAQDWRSRDHMWDLTNYALQFFNQYLPFWQMLNADNLTAVTNDYCLALPGKIYAIYLPQGGTTTLDLGTNSGNYLVQWYNPQTGGALQNGTVPQITGSGINSIGFPPKNDTQDWVCLVNQIPVNFTRTRTPTYHNGAQLQKPENASAITAYPNPMQDFVTIAPNNKSGLPLEITVRDVTGKQVLQTTASPNSDQTFQLKTDFLTPGIYLLQIKQGSTYLEQKVLKY from the coding sequence ATTTCTAAATGGTTGTTTTTACTTTTCTGCTTCGGAATATCTTCCCCTAAAAGCTTGGCTAACAACTTTCCACGAAAAAACACTGAGCTAACTCATCATAATACAGTTACTAAATCAGCAGTTTTTGCTAGTCAGCAGGTAGTTAGTTTTACTTTAATAAATGCCGATAACGAGCAACCTATTCAAACCCTTACCGGAGGAACTACCCTTAACTTAGCAACTTTACCTACTAAAAATTTGAATATTCGGGCGAACACCTCGCCCGGCATTATAGGAAGCATTAAGTTTGCTTTAAGCGGTAAACAAACCACAAACAAAACCGAATCAGAGTTGCCTTATGCCTTGTTCGGTGATACAAAAGGTAACTACAATGCCTGGGTGCCTGCTCTGGGTAATTATACCTTAAAAGCTATTCCTTATTCCGGACCAGGTGGTACTGGTGTAGCAGGTATTGCACTTACTGTTTCTTTTACGGTTATTTCTAACCAGCTACCCAAAGCCAATGCTGGCGCCGATAAAACAATAACTTTACCCACAACTACTATTGTTCTAAACGGTTCGGGCACCGACGCTGATGGTACTATAAGCGGCTTTAGCTGGAGCCAGGTTAGCGGCCCTAATACCGCCACTTTCAGTAGTAAAACCATTGCTACTCCCACCATCAGTAATTTAATTCAGGGCAGCTACATCTTTAACCTTCAGGTAAAGGATAATTTGAATATGTGGAGCGTGGCCGATAATGTTACCATTACCGTTCAAAAAACAACCAGCAATTCGCCGCCCGTAGTCGTTCAAAAGCCTACAGACCAAACCTTAATAACAGAAAAACCTTATTTCTTCTCGGCGGGACAATACTCCGACCCAAATGCGGGAGATGTGCTAACCTATAAAGCAACGCTGGCAAATAACAGTAATTTACCAACTTGGCTACAATTTAATGCCAGTACTCTTTCTTTTAGCGGTACCGCACCTGCCTCAGAAACCACTTTAGATGTGCAAGTAACGGTTACCGATCAAGCACAAGCTTCGGTAACTACCAGTTTTAAGATTTCAGTTCAGAAACCGGTACCGGTTGATATTTCGGGAGAATTAAAAAAATGGCACAAAGTTACCCTCACCTTTACCGGCCCATTTACCAGTGAAACAGATGCTAATAATCCTTTTTTAAATTATCGTTTAAATGTTGTATTTAGTAAAGGCAGCCGCCAACTAATCGTTCCGGGGTATTACGCGGCCGACGGAAATGCCGGCGAAAGCGATGCCACAACTGGCACAAAATGGCGGGTGCATTTTTCTCCGGATGAAGCCGGGGAATGGTCGTACCGGGCTTCATTCCGGACAGGAACGGATGTGGCCGTTAGCAATTTAGAAAATACGGGCAGTCCAGCTGTTTTTGATGGAATGTCGGGCACCTTTTCTGTTGCTGCTACTGATAAAACTGGGTCTGATTTTCGGGCGCAAGGGCGATTGCGTTACGTTGGACAGCACTACTTACAATTTACAGAAACCGGAAAATACTTTTTAAAAGGTGGGGCAGATAGCCCGGAGAACTTTTTAGCTTACAAAGAATTTGATGGTACGTACAGTCAAAATCCGCAGGCCGATTATACAAAAACCTATGCTCCGCATTTAGGCGATTGGCAACCCGGGGATCCGGTCTGGAAAGGCGGAAAAGGAAAAGGGATAATTGGCGCACTTAATTATCTGGCGCAAAAAGGCATGAATGCGGTTTACTTTTTAACCTTAAATGTAAATGGCGATGGGAAAGATGTATGGCCCTGGATCTCACCTACTGACAAGATCCGGTATGATGTTTCTAAGCTGGATCAATGGGAAATTGTTTTCTCACACATGGATAAGCTTGGTGTAATGCTTCATGTGGTTACTCAAGAACAGGAGAACGACCAATTATTAGATAACGGTGATTTGGGTACTCAACGCAAATTATACTACCGCGAATTAATTGCCCGCTTTGGTCATCATCTAGCTATTAACTGGAACTTGGGGGAAGAAAGCACCAATACCGATGCCCAGCGCAAAGCTTTCTGCAATTACATCCGGCAATTAGATCCCTATAAAAGCCCCATAGATGTACACACATATCCTACCCAGCGAGCAACCATTTATAATCCACTTTTAGGTTATAGCACTTTTGAAGGACCTTCTTTGCAGGTAGATAACCCGGCGGATACGCACTCAGAAACGCTTTATTGGCTCAATCAATCGGCAGCGAGCGGACGCAAATGGGTCGTTAATTTAGATGAAATTGGGCCTTCTAATACCGGAGTAAAGCCGGATGCCGATGATTATGCACATGATTTGCCGAGAAAGTTAGCTTTATGGGGGAATTTAATGGCCGGTGGCGGCGGCGTGGAGTGGTACTTTGGTTATCAATTTCTAAATTCCGATTTAACTGCCCAAGACTGGCGTTCCCGCGACCACATGTGGGATTTAACCAATTATGCGCTCCAATTTTTTAATCAATATCTTCCGTTTTGGCAAATGCTGAATGCCGACAACCTTACGGCCGTAACCAATGATTATTGCCTGGCTTTACCTGGCAAAATTTATGCAATTTACCTGCCTCAAGGAGGCACTACTACTTTAGATTTAGGTACTAATTCTGGTAATTATTTGGTGCAATGGTACAACCCCCAAACTGGTGGAGCCTTACAAAATGGTACTGTTCCGCAAATAACCGGATCTGGGATAAATTCCATAGGCTTCCCTCCTAAAAACGATACGCAAGATTGGGTGTGTTTAGTAAACCAGATACCCGTAAATTTTACCCGAACCCGCACACCTACCTACCACAACGGGGCTCAATTGCAAAAACCGGAAAACGCAAGTGCTATAACCGCGTATCCTAATCCCATGCAGGATTTTGTTACCATTGCCCCGAATAATAAATCCGGGTTACCTTTAGAGATAACTGTACGGGATGTTACCGGAAAACAGGTACTACAAACCACTGCCTCTCCTAATTCCGACCAAACTTTTCAATTGAAAACAGATTTTTTAACCCCTGGAATTTATTTACTACAAATTAAACAAGGCTCTACTTACCTGGAGCAAAAAGTGCTGAAATACTAA
- a CDS encoding PIG-L deacetylase family protein has translation MIKYLLGILLFLNFTLPGTAQNAKIRVLVFGAHPDDCDISSGGLAALYVAGGHAVKFVSLTNGDKGHQQMGGGELAKRRYQETQEVARRLGVEYEVLENHDGELLPTLENRLEVIRRIREWKADVVIAPRPNDYHPDHRYTGVLVQDASFLVIVPNILSGVPALPNNPVFLYTRDNFQRPNPFRPDIAVDISSVFPKKLDALDAHVSQVYEWLPWIDHDTSVPTNTADRKKWLANRWLTRSQPNSDIRQTLEKWYGKERAAQVKQAEAFEICEYGKKPTEADIRRLFPMLPAKP, from the coding sequence ATGATAAAATATTTACTGGGAATTCTGCTTTTTTTAAATTTTACGTTGCCAGGAACGGCGCAAAACGCTAAAATCCGGGTGTTGGTATTTGGCGCGCACCCCGACGATTGTGATATTTCGAGTGGAGGTTTGGCGGCTTTGTACGTGGCCGGCGGGCACGCGGTAAAGTTTGTTTCGCTCACCAACGGCGATAAAGGCCACCAGCAAATGGGCGGCGGCGAGCTGGCCAAAAGGCGCTACCAGGAAACCCAGGAAGTAGCGCGGCGCTTAGGCGTAGAATACGAAGTGCTAGAAAACCACGACGGAGAATTGCTGCCCACCCTGGAAAACCGCCTGGAAGTAATCCGGCGCATCCGGGAGTGGAAAGCCGACGTAGTGATTGCACCGCGCCCCAATGATTACCACCCCGACCACCGCTATACCGGTGTTTTGGTACAAGATGCCTCTTTTCTGGTAATTGTACCCAACATTCTGAGCGGCGTACCGGCATTGCCCAACAACCCAGTATTTTTGTATACCCGCGATAATTTTCAAAGACCCAATCCTTTCCGACCTGACATTGCCGTGGATATTTCCAGCGTTTTCCCGAAAAAGTTAGATGCCCTGGATGCGCACGTGTCGCAGGTATACGAGTGGCTACCCTGGATTGACCACGACACCTCGGTGCCCACCAACACCGCCGACCGCAAAAAATGGCTGGCTAACCGCTGGTTAACCCGCTCGCAACCCAACTCCGACATAAGACAAACTTTAGAAAAATGGTACGGTAAAGAACGAGCTGCCCAAGTAAAGCAAGCCGAAGCTTTTGAGATTTGCGAGTACGGCAAAAAACCTACCGAAGCCGATATCCGGCGTTTGTTTCCAATGTTACCGGCCAAGCCATAA
- a CDS encoding CotH kinase family protein has product MEKQFRAFIWVLLILIGCQKEEESPSDQNPQSKASKDIISFKFEEKNNPSQLLEDVVCQVYEDKIIATIPYTSSQKNLIATFTISGKTVKVADVVQESGVTANDFSTALKYVVEAQDGSQKEYTVEVHSFTGLPVIYINTENKAGIVSKDDYINAHMRLEGDLANNAGVFQSAIEIRGRGNSTWQMPKKPYKIKLAQKASLLGMPADKEWSLLANFTDKTLMRNAVAFEFSKRFGLSYTPRSRFVEVFINGEYRGNYLLTEHLKVAQDRVNIQELKPEDNGEDVITGGYFLEVDIRLDEDYWFHTKNKIPVTIKSPGNISPQQLSYIKNYVQEAENAIYSIVSGEGSKDYEQYINVESFINWYLVNELLKNNDAVFHSSVYMYKDRGGKLTLGPVWDFDIALGNVNYNGNDNPEGWWVGNSPWMHQLLQDPAFRNKVRERWNALKQTEINSIFTYINSTAVQLKYSQKENFEKWNILDNYTWPNSVVMGSYENEVQYLKDWLQNRINWMDTEMNTWQ; this is encoded by the coding sequence ATGGAAAAACAGTTTCGAGCATTTATTTGGGTATTACTTATTTTAATTGGTTGTCAGAAAGAAGAAGAATCGCCTTCAGATCAAAATCCGCAGAGTAAGGCGTCGAAGGATATAATTTCGTTTAAGTTTGAAGAAAAAAATAATCCTTCCCAGCTCCTGGAAGATGTTGTTTGCCAGGTTTATGAAGATAAAATTATAGCTACCATTCCGTATACTAGTAGCCAGAAAAATCTGATTGCCACCTTTACTATCTCCGGCAAAACCGTAAAGGTAGCAGATGTAGTACAGGAAAGCGGCGTAACCGCTAACGATTTCAGTACCGCTCTAAAATACGTGGTAGAGGCACAAGATGGCTCACAGAAAGAATATACCGTTGAGGTTCATTCTTTTACTGGCTTACCTGTAATATACATTAACACCGAAAACAAAGCCGGTATTGTTTCGAAAGACGATTACATTAATGCGCACATGCGGCTGGAAGGCGATCTTGCCAATAACGCCGGCGTATTCCAGAGTGCCATTGAAATCAGGGGCCGGGGCAACTCTACCTGGCAAATGCCAAAAAAACCGTATAAGATAAAACTAGCCCAAAAAGCTTCTTTACTAGGAATGCCAGCCGATAAAGAATGGTCTTTGTTAGCTAATTTCACCGACAAAACCCTGATGCGCAATGCCGTAGCTTTTGAATTTAGCAAGCGCTTTGGTTTATCCTATACGCCACGCTCCCGTTTTGTAGAAGTATTTATTAATGGCGAGTACCGGGGCAATTACTTACTTACCGAGCACCTGAAAGTAGCCCAGGACCGGGTAAATATCCAGGAGTTAAAACCCGAAGATAATGGCGAAGATGTAATTACGGGCGGATATTTCCTGGAAGTAGATATCCGCTTAGATGAAGATTATTGGTTTCATACAAAAAACAAAATACCCGTAACAATTAAATCGCCCGGTAATATTTCGCCGCAACAATTAAGTTACATTAAGAATTACGTGCAGGAGGCAGAAAACGCCATTTACTCCATTGTTAGCGGCGAGGGCTCAAAAGACTACGAGCAATACATAAACGTTGAAAGCTTTATAAACTGGTATTTAGTGAATGAGCTTCTGAAAAACAATGATGCCGTTTTCCATTCCAGCGTTTACATGTACAAAGACCGCGGCGGAAAACTGACTTTGGGTCCGGTTTGGGATTTTGATATTGCGCTGGGCAATGTAAACTACAACGGTAATGACAATCCTGAGGGATGGTGGGTAGGAAACTCGCCCTGGATGCATCAATTATTGCAAGACCCAGCTTTCCGCAATAAAGTTAGAGAACGGTGGAACGCGTTAAAACAAACAGAAATAAACTCGATTTTTACTTACATTAATAGCACGGCCGTTCAGCTTAAATATTCTCAAAAAGAGAATTTTGAAAAATGGAACATCCTGGATAATTACACCTGGCCCAATAGTGTGGTAATGGGCTCTTACGAAAATGAGGTGCAATACTTAAAAGACTGGCTGCAAAACCGAATTAATTGGATGGATACGGAAATGAATACCTGGCAATAG